In one Corynebacterium bovis DSM 20582 = CIP 54.80 genomic region, the following are encoded:
- the ileS gene encoding isoleucine--tRNA ligase, with amino-acid sequence MNSPAGGAYPRVDMTGGESAFPAMEEKVLAYWEEDGTFAASVEGRQGADEYVFYDGPPFANGLPHYGHLLTGYVKDIVPRFQTMRGRQVRRVFGWDCHGLPAELEAEKQLGITDKGAIEDMGLAAFNEYCATSVLRYTGEWREYVTRQARWVDFDNGYKTMDPDFMESVMWAFKELYDKGLIYQGFRVLPYSWAEHTPLSNQETRLDDSYKMRQDPTLTVSFPVTGATGEANPDLVGALALAWTTTPWTLPSNLALAVNPTTTYALVEVGDDGAEGFRGARVLLAEDLVGDYAAELGERRTVVSTHPGTELVGLTYEPVFGYFRDHPGAFRVLSADYVTTEDGTGIVHQAPAFGEDDMDTCAANGIDVVVPVDMDGKFTSLVPDYEGQLVFDANRDIIRDLKDAGRVLRHRTIEHSYPHSWRSGEPLIYMALPSWFVRVTEFRDRMVQLNHEEIEWLPGHIRDGQFGRWLEGARDWNISRNRYWGSPIPVWVSDDDAYPRVDVYGSLDELERDFGRRPASLHRPDIDELTRPNPDDPTGRSTMRRVPEVLDCWFESGSMPFAQRHYPFENKEWFDTHSPADFIVEYSGQTRGWFYTMHVLATALFDRPAYRRVVAHGIVLGDDGLKMSKSKGNYPDVNEVFDRDGSDAMRWFLMSSPILRGGNLIVTEQGIREGVRQAMLPLWNAYSFLRLYAHRPAERDTTSTDVLDRYILAKLHDTVAEVTAALDATDVARATDEVRLFCDVLTNWYVRRSRERFWAGDGEHPEAFATLHTVLETLCRVAAPLLPMTTEVVWRGLTGGRSVHLTDWPDAADLPADPALVASMDTVRSVCSAASSVRKAHQLRNRLPLPRLTVALADAAALGDFTAVIRDEVNVREVELTDDVSAVGRFEVVVNARAAGPRLGRDVQRVIRAVKAGDYTVAEDGTVTADGIELHDGEYTRRLVAVDPDHTAEIPGTGGLVVLDTTVTPELEAEGWANDRIRGLQDARKSSGLDVSDRITVRLSVPPEREEWARAHAADIAREVLATDIEIVVGEDLAHDVADGCSAEVRRRS; translated from the coding sequence ATGAACAGTCCCGCCGGCGGGGCGTACCCCCGCGTCGACATGACGGGCGGGGAGTCCGCCTTCCCCGCGATGGAGGAGAAGGTCCTCGCCTACTGGGAGGAGGACGGCACCTTCGCCGCCTCCGTCGAGGGGCGCCAGGGCGCTGACGAGTACGTGTTCTACGACGGCCCGCCGTTCGCCAACGGCCTGCCGCACTACGGGCACCTGCTCACGGGCTACGTCAAGGACATCGTCCCGCGGTTCCAGACCATGCGCGGCCGCCAGGTGCGCCGCGTCTTCGGCTGGGACTGCCACGGTCTGCCCGCCGAGCTCGAGGCGGAGAAGCAGCTCGGCATCACGGACAAGGGTGCCATCGAGGACATGGGCCTCGCCGCGTTCAACGAGTACTGCGCGACGTCGGTGCTCCGGTACACGGGGGAGTGGCGGGAGTACGTCACCCGCCAGGCCCGGTGGGTGGACTTCGACAACGGCTACAAGACGATGGACCCGGACTTCATGGAGTCCGTCATGTGGGCGTTCAAGGAGCTCTACGACAAGGGCCTGATCTACCAGGGCTTCCGGGTGCTGCCGTACTCGTGGGCGGAGCACACGCCGCTGTCGAACCAGGAGACGCGCCTCGACGACTCCTACAAGATGCGCCAGGACCCGACCCTCACGGTGTCCTTCCCGGTCACCGGCGCGACGGGGGAGGCGAACCCCGACCTCGTCGGTGCGCTCGCCCTCGCCTGGACGACGACCCCGTGGACGCTGCCGTCGAACCTCGCCCTCGCCGTGAACCCGACGACGACGTACGCGCTCGTCGAGGTCGGCGACGACGGCGCGGAGGGCTTCCGGGGGGCCCGCGTGCTCCTCGCGGAGGACCTCGTCGGCGACTACGCGGCCGAGCTGGGTGAGAGGCGCACGGTCGTGTCCACCCACCCGGGCACGGAGCTCGTCGGCCTCACCTACGAGCCGGTGTTCGGCTACTTCCGCGACCACCCGGGCGCGTTCCGCGTCCTCTCCGCCGACTACGTCACGACCGAGGACGGCACGGGCATCGTCCACCAGGCCCCGGCCTTCGGTGAGGACGACATGGACACGTGCGCGGCGAACGGCATCGACGTCGTCGTGCCTGTCGACATGGACGGGAAGTTCACCTCCCTCGTCCCGGACTACGAGGGGCAGCTCGTCTTCGACGCGAACCGGGACATCATCCGCGACCTCAAGGACGCGGGCCGGGTCCTGCGCCACCGCACGATCGAGCACTCCTACCCGCACTCGTGGCGGTCCGGCGAGCCGCTGATCTACATGGCCCTGCCGTCGTGGTTCGTCCGCGTGACGGAGTTCCGCGACCGGATGGTGCAGCTCAACCACGAGGAGATCGAGTGGTTGCCGGGGCACATCCGGGACGGCCAGTTCGGCCGGTGGCTCGAGGGGGCCCGGGACTGGAACATCTCCCGGAACCGGTACTGGGGCTCGCCGATCCCGGTGTGGGTGTCCGACGACGACGCCTACCCGCGGGTCGACGTCTACGGCAGCCTCGACGAGCTCGAGCGGGACTTCGGCCGCCGGCCGGCGTCCCTGCACCGGCCGGACATCGACGAGCTCACCCGGCCCAACCCGGACGACCCGACGGGCCGGTCGACGATGCGCCGCGTGCCCGAGGTCCTCGACTGCTGGTTCGAGTCCGGGTCGATGCCCTTCGCGCAGCGGCACTACCCGTTCGAGAACAAGGAGTGGTTCGACACCCACTCGCCGGCGGACTTCATCGTCGAGTACTCCGGGCAGACGCGCGGCTGGTTCTACACCATGCACGTGCTCGCCACGGCCCTCTTCGACCGCCCGGCGTACCGCCGCGTCGTCGCCCACGGCATCGTCCTCGGGGACGACGGCCTGAAGATGTCGAAGTCCAAGGGCAACTACCCGGACGTCAACGAGGTCTTCGACCGCGACGGCTCCGACGCCATGCGCTGGTTCCTCATGAGCTCGCCGATCCTCCGGGGCGGGAACCTCATCGTCACCGAGCAGGGCATCCGCGAGGGCGTGCGCCAGGCGATGCTGCCGCTGTGGAACGCGTACTCCTTCCTCCGGCTCTACGCCCACCGCCCGGCGGAGCGGGACACGACGTCGACCGACGTGCTCGACCGGTACATCCTCGCCAAGCTCCACGACACCGTGGCCGAGGTCACCGCGGCCCTCGACGCGACGGACGTCGCCCGGGCGACCGACGAGGTCCGGCTGTTCTGCGACGTGCTGACGAACTGGTACGTCCGCCGGTCCCGCGAGCGGTTCTGGGCCGGTGACGGGGAGCACCCCGAGGCCTTCGCCACGCTTCACACCGTGCTCGAGACGCTGTGCCGGGTCGCCGCGCCGCTGCTGCCCATGACGACCGAGGTCGTCTGGCGCGGGCTCACCGGCGGGCGGTCGGTGCACCTCACCGACTGGCCGGACGCGGCGGACCTGCCGGCCGACCCGGCGCTCGTCGCCTCCATGGACACCGTGCGCTCGGTGTGCTCGGCGGCGTCGTCGGTGCGCAAGGCCCACCAGCTCCGCAACCGGCTGCCCCTGCCGCGGCTCACCGTGGCCCTCGCGGACGCGGCGGCGCTCGGGGACTTCACCGCGGTCATCCGCGACGAGGTCAACGTCCGGGAGGTCGAGCTCACCGACGACGTCAGCGCCGTCGGCCGGTTCGAGGTCGTCGTCAACGCCCGGGCGGCCGGGCCGCGGCTCGGCCGGGACGTCCAGCGGGTCATCCGCGCGGTCAAGGCCGGCGACTACACCGTCGCGGAGGACGGCACCGTCACCGCCGACGGCATCGAGCTCCACGACGGGGAGTACACCCGCCGCCTCGTCGCCGTCGACCCCGACCACACCGCCGAGATCCCGGGCACCGGCGGCCTCGTCGTCCTCGACACGACGGTCACCCCGGAGCTCGAGGCGGAGGGCTGGGCCAACGACCGCATCCGCGGCCTCCAGGACGCCCGGAAGTCCTCCGGGCTCGACGTGTCGGACCGGATCACCGTGCGCCTGTCCGTCCCGCCGGAGCGGGAGGAGTGGGCGCGGGCCCACGCCGCGGACATCGCCCGGGAGGTCCTCGCGACGGACATCGAGATCGTCGTGGGGGAGGACCTCGCCCACGACGTCGCCGACGGCTGCTCCGCCGAGGTGCGGCGCAGGTCCTGA